A single genomic interval of Streptomyces graminofaciens harbors:
- a CDS encoding alpha/beta fold hydrolase, which translates to MTTSEAGQGVSGPPTEGFLEVPGGRVHMFRGGAGAPVLFLHAAGGAGRWHEFHELLSRRFEVFAPDHPGFGGSDGFPELEGVDDLVFHYLDVIEALGLERPHVVGASFGGWVAAELAVARPDAIGSLTLLGPAGLRLPEHPVADLFLMTPEQVVGALFKDPARATALFPGEPGIDDVLAAYRDMTALARFSWHPFLSNPKLERRLHRITARTLVACPADDRVIPVRHGARYAELIPQARFSQVDDCGHAMYFERPGDFAAVVTEFLAKVEAGTQQSGASR; encoded by the coding sequence ATGACGACCTCTGAGGCCGGGCAGGGCGTGAGCGGCCCGCCGACCGAGGGTTTCCTCGAAGTTCCCGGAGGACGGGTCCATATGTTCCGCGGCGGAGCGGGCGCGCCGGTTCTCTTTCTCCATGCGGCCGGCGGCGCCGGACGGTGGCACGAGTTCCATGAACTGCTCTCGCGCCGATTCGAGGTCTTCGCTCCCGACCACCCGGGGTTCGGCGGGTCGGACGGCTTCCCCGAGCTGGAGGGCGTGGACGATCTGGTCTTCCACTACCTCGACGTCATCGAAGCGCTCGGGCTGGAGCGTCCGCACGTCGTGGGGGCGTCCTTCGGCGGTTGGGTCGCGGCGGAGCTCGCTGTGGCCCGTCCGGACGCGATCGGTTCCCTGACCCTGCTCGGCCCGGCCGGCCTGCGACTGCCGGAACATCCGGTCGCCGATCTGTTCCTGATGACGCCTGAGCAGGTGGTCGGAGCGCTGTTCAAGGACCCCGCCAGGGCCACGGCGCTCTTTCCGGGCGAGCCGGGCATCGACGATGTGCTCGCGGCCTACCGGGACATGACCGCTCTCGCCCGTTTCTCCTGGCACCCGTTCCTCAGCAACCCGAAGCTGGAACGCAGGCTGCACCGCATCACCGCCCGCACGCTCGTCGCATGTCCTGCCGATGACAGGGTCATTCCGGTGCGGCACGGCGCGCGGTACGCGGAACTCATCCCTCAGGCACGGTTCTCGCAGGTCGACGACTGCGGCCACGCGATGTACTTCGAGCGACCTGGGGATTTCGCCGCGGTCGTCACGGAATTCCTGGCCAAAGTCGAAGCCGGCACCCAGCAGAGCGGAGCGAGCCGATGA
- a CDS encoding alpha/beta fold hydrolase, with translation MDPLILFVHGANHDGWCWSPVLERLDHAGVAGRAVDLPLTSFEDDTATVREAVREAARVRPVVLVAHSYGGLPVSAGGKGADRFVFVAARMPLPGQSPSAHTPRWGHPEFRAAWDTDADGAVVLRGEAREVLYSDSPLNMAHLASERWRPMWSRVPEEPVSEPAWMSAPCTYVVCRRDRTVRVEAQRECAARATESFEIDCDHSPFFSAPDRLTALLVEQAAHAARAPRT, from the coding sequence GTGGACCCTCTGATCCTCTTCGTGCACGGAGCCAACCACGACGGATGGTGCTGGTCTCCGGTCCTGGAACGGCTGGACCACGCCGGCGTCGCCGGCCGAGCGGTCGACCTGCCGCTGACGTCCTTCGAAGACGACACCGCCACCGTCCGCGAGGCGGTCCGCGAAGCAGCGCGCGTACGGCCCGTCGTTCTGGTCGCCCACAGCTACGGCGGCCTTCCCGTGTCCGCCGGAGGAAAGGGGGCGGACCGGTTCGTCTTCGTGGCCGCACGCATGCCGCTGCCCGGGCAGTCGCCCTCGGCACACACCCCACGCTGGGGTCATCCGGAGTTCCGTGCCGCCTGGGACACGGACGCCGACGGCGCCGTGGTCCTGCGTGGCGAGGCCCGCGAGGTGCTTTACTCGGATTCGCCGCTCAATATGGCGCACCTGGCGAGCGAGCGGTGGCGACCGATGTGGAGCCGCGTGCCCGAGGAACCCGTCAGCGAGCCGGCATGGATGTCCGCGCCGTGCACGTACGTCGTCTGCCGCAGGGACCGCACCGTGCGGGTCGAGGCCCAGCGCGAGTGCGCAGCACGCGCGACCGAGAGCTTCGAGATCGATTGCGACCACTCTCCCTTCTTCTCCGCGCCGGACCGTCTTACGGCGCTCCTGGTCGAGCAGGCGGCACACGCGGCGCGGGCACCTCGGACATGA
- a CDS encoding AraC family transcriptional regulator → MHVPSVSMGDEQIPEGTGVPHGRVISTRDPSEAKARTQELLSNVHSMRVLDRGAPFEARVAYQRLNGIGLMSSGYGPGVEISCAPPISIVTVNFVFGGTMLIDDGRADEPTAVADPHHAGVFCFPENVRMRWAPGLRQLMLTIDKPLLDRHLRNLLNEPLNAPLRFEPLVDLKRGGEGITAATATLRRALARCGRAGPPPVLAKEIEQGILTALLLGQRHNYTDRIFSPQPLPTPRVVRRVLELIHSSPDAAFTVADLAEFAGVSERSLHSAFRRQLGTSPMSYVRRHRLEQAREELLRSDPAEGTKVTDVALRHGFTHTGRFAAAYRARFGESPSATMRR, encoded by the coding sequence ATGCACGTTCCGTCAGTGTCGATGGGCGACGAGCAGATACCCGAAGGCACCGGCGTTCCTCACGGCCGAGTGATCAGCACGCGGGACCCCTCCGAGGCGAAAGCCCGGACCCAGGAGCTCCTCAGCAACGTGCACAGCATGCGAGTGCTCGACCGCGGGGCTCCGTTCGAGGCGCGTGTCGCATACCAGAGGCTGAACGGGATCGGCCTCATGTCTTCGGGCTACGGGCCCGGCGTGGAGATCTCCTGCGCTCCCCCAATCAGCATCGTGACCGTGAACTTCGTCTTCGGCGGCACCATGCTCATCGACGACGGCAGGGCCGACGAACCCACCGCCGTCGCCGATCCACATCACGCCGGCGTCTTCTGCTTCCCCGAGAATGTCCGCATGCGGTGGGCCCCCGGCCTGCGCCAACTCATGCTGACCATCGACAAGCCCCTGTTGGACCGCCATCTGCGGAACCTGTTGAACGAGCCGCTGAATGCCCCCCTGCGGTTCGAGCCCCTCGTGGACCTCAAGCGCGGCGGTGAGGGAATCACGGCCGCGACGGCAACCCTCCGACGGGCCCTCGCCCGATGCGGCAGAGCCGGCCCGCCACCGGTGCTCGCCAAGGAGATCGAGCAAGGCATCCTGACCGCTCTACTGCTCGGACAGCGGCACAACTACACCGACCGCATCTTCTCCCCGCAACCGCTGCCGACGCCTCGCGTCGTCCGGCGGGTGCTGGAACTCATCCACTCCTCCCCCGACGCCGCCTTCACCGTCGCCGACCTGGCCGAGTTCGCCGGGGTGAGCGAACGCTCCCTGCACTCGGCCTTCCGCCGACAGCTGGGCACGTCACCAATGTCCTACGTACGCCGCCACCGCCTCGAACAAGCACGCGAGGAATTGTTGCGCTCCGACCCTGCCGAAGGCACGAAGGTCACCGATGTGGCGCTACGCCACGGCTTCACCCACACCGGCCGGTTCGCGGCCGCATACCGGGCCCGCTTCGGAGAGTCTCCTTCCGCGACGATGCGCCGCTGA
- a CDS encoding alpha/beta hydrolase: MPTAHKAALVAAGLIVSLCIPTAQATAAEPDRSPALDRYYDQRPAWHRCGSKEQYPAALRCATVEVPLDYMRPAGPTLRMEISRLRTSVPGKRRGVLLSNPGGPGGESLENPVSLKQVVPKSVRDRYDLVGFDPRGMGASSPLSCGLTENELNWPRAYTTKSFRKNTALARSFASKCVARDRARLPYITTRNTARDMDVIRAVLAEKRISYLGTSYGTYLGAVYTQLFPARSDRIVLDSSTDPNRFGRGTYQAMAESVEPAFRDWTRLVARRDSTYHLGDTPAKVRAAFFRLIARADRTPLKYNGSDLDYADRAVTGADVRDSLRLMFFYEPYQAARDVVSLRKARATRPDPQPSDGPADSFEANFVAQHWAIICADNSASWPRDPSRYRRDAIRDGRRLPLYGDFTSNITPCAFWPRGAEPATRVDNTVGALVLQNQWDSQTPAASGRAMHRALRGSRLVMVQGGRDHGVYGVPGTPACATKAVNTYLVTGRLPSKDITCRA; this comes from the coding sequence CGACAGCGGCCGAACCCGACCGTTCCCCGGCCCTCGACCGCTACTACGACCAGCGCCCCGCCTGGCACCGCTGCGGCTCCAAGGAGCAGTACCCCGCAGCCCTGCGGTGCGCGACCGTCGAGGTGCCGCTCGACTACATGCGGCCCGCCGGACCCACGCTGCGCATGGAGATCTCCCGGCTGCGCACGAGCGTGCCCGGCAAGCGCCGTGGTGTGCTGCTGTCCAACCCGGGAGGGCCGGGGGGTGAGAGTCTGGAGAATCCCGTGTCGTTGAAACAGGTCGTGCCCAAGAGCGTCCGGGACCGGTACGACCTCGTGGGCTTTGATCCGCGCGGTATGGGCGCCAGCAGTCCCCTGAGCTGTGGCCTCACCGAGAACGAGCTGAACTGGCCGCGTGCGTACACCACCAAGTCCTTCCGCAAGAACACCGCTCTTGCCCGCAGCTTCGCCTCGAAGTGTGTCGCCCGGGACCGCGCCCGGCTGCCGTACATCACCACCCGTAACACCGCACGGGACATGGACGTCATCCGCGCCGTCCTGGCTGAGAAGCGGATCTCGTACCTGGGCACGTCCTACGGCACCTACCTCGGTGCCGTCTACACCCAACTCTTCCCGGCCCGCAGCGACCGCATCGTCCTCGACAGCTCGACGGACCCGAACCGATTCGGCCGGGGCACTTACCAAGCCATGGCCGAGAGCGTCGAGCCCGCGTTCCGCGACTGGACCCGTCTGGTCGCCCGCCGGGACAGCACCTACCACCTCGGTGACACTCCCGCGAAGGTCCGCGCCGCGTTCTTCCGGCTGATCGCCCGCGCCGACCGCACACCGCTCAAGTACAACGGCAGCGACCTCGATTACGCAGACCGGGCCGTTACCGGTGCCGACGTTCGCGACTCCCTGCGGCTGATGTTCTTCTACGAGCCCTACCAGGCCGCACGCGACGTCGTCAGTCTCCGCAAGGCCCGCGCGACCCGCCCGGATCCGCAGCCGTCCGACGGCCCTGCGGACTCCTTCGAGGCCAACTTCGTGGCGCAACACTGGGCGATCATCTGCGCCGACAACTCCGCCTCATGGCCCCGCGACCCATCCCGCTACCGGCGCGACGCCATCCGCGACGGCCGGCGCCTCCCCCTCTACGGGGACTTCACCTCCAACATCACCCCCTGCGCCTTCTGGCCGCGCGGCGCCGAACCGGCCACGCGCGTCGACAACACGGTGGGCGCGCTCGTCCTGCAGAACCAGTGGGACTCCCAGACACCCGCGGCCAGCGGCCGGGCCATGCACCGCGCCCTGCGCGGCTCACGCCTCGTCATGGTCCAGGGCGGACGGGATCACGGCGTGTACGGAGTCCCCGGCACCCCCGCCTGCGCCACCAAGGCGGTCAACACCTACCTGGTCACGGGCCGCCTGCCCAGCAAGGACATCACCTGCCGTGCCTAG
- a CDS encoding VOC family protein — protein sequence MTQSLPEAAVHSADVTSLPTRLHHNAYVTQDQEATRAFYEDIIGLPLIATWKESDELFGSVRTYCHTFYGLADGSALAFFQFADPADQEQFGPRMPHSPFQHIALKVSEEVQNDIALRLDDAGWKPDETYVLEHGYCRSLYTSDPNGLLLEFTLDAPGIERSDAERRRTAHADLKSWLAGDHVSNNTHR from the coding sequence ATGACCCAGTCACTGCCCGAAGCCGCCGTCCACAGCGCGGACGTCACGTCTCTGCCGACGCGCCTCCACCACAACGCATACGTGACGCAGGACCAGGAGGCGACGCGGGCGTTCTACGAGGACATCATCGGTCTGCCGCTGATCGCGACGTGGAAGGAGTCCGACGAACTCTTCGGATCCGTACGGACGTACTGCCACACGTTCTATGGCCTCGCGGACGGCAGCGCCCTGGCCTTCTTCCAGTTCGCCGACCCCGCAGACCAGGAACAGTTCGGCCCCCGCATGCCGCACTCGCCCTTCCAGCACATCGCGCTCAAGGTCAGTGAAGAAGTCCAGAACGACATAGCCCTCCGCCTCGACGACGCCGGCTGGAAGCCCGACGAGACCTACGTCCTGGAGCACGGATACTGTCGCTCCCTCTACACCAGCGACCCGAACGGCCTCCTGCTCGAGTTCACTCTGGACGCCCCCGGCATCGAGAGGTCCGACGCGGAGCGCAGGCGGACAGCACACGCCGACCTCAAATCCTGGCTCGCGGGCGACCACGTCAGCAACAACACGCACCGCTGA